A single genomic interval of Celeribacter indicus harbors:
- a CDS encoding DUF2474 family protein produces the protein MRRWAMRIGWFALLWIAGVAAVGAVAYAIRLAIL, from the coding sequence TTGAGACGCTGGGCCATGAGGATCGGCTGGTTCGCGCTGCTGTGGATCGCAGGCGTCGCCGCGGTGGGGGCGGTTGCCTACGCGATCCGGCTCGCGATCCTGTGA
- a CDS encoding FdhF/YdeP family oxidoreductase: MRKPSPRTRQHDAETQDPDTPFYDAPTGGWGSVNSLRRNFAEAAPQGDVFEVLARHNKPGGVMCSSCAWAKPATPHTAEFCENGAKSVMWELDRRRADPDFFAAHTLAELRGWPDHDLEKAGRITEPMRYDAESDAYRPVDWDTAFEEIGAELSKLAPKEAVFYSSGHAGLETSYLYALFARAMGHQNLPQSSNMCHETTSVNLKNTIGTPVGTCTLEDFDHCDAIFFFGQNTGSNSPRFLHTLKAAVKRGCKIVTFNPLRERGLIEFVDPQNPVQMTVGKPTRISDHYYQLRPGGDVAVLAGLMKCVLAAEEAAPGTVLDHDFIADHTTGFAELEAALVALSWEEIERQSGLARAMIEEAAGVYLAAEKVIGIYGMGLTQHVNGWLNLGMYCNFLMLRGNIGRLGAGISPVRGHSNVQGQRTVGIGEKSSHMPADKLRTLFDIEPPEEDGMNAVEACEALLEGRMKALISLGGNLVRALPDRARMEEAWPKMRLTVYIATKPNRSHLTPGEVSYLLPCLGRTDEDIQATGRQAISMEDTFSHIYGSVGRAEPASEHLKSETDIVAGIAKATLPENPKLKWDDWVADYGLVRDLIEQTFPDDFAGFNERLFQPGGFYRGNPARERIWKTESGKAQFTTPTTLSALGDSPEGADVMTLVTLRSNDQFNTTIYGYRDRLRGLEGSRMVMLVNRDEMARLGLGEGETISLRCAIEDGVERRVEGLVVTPYDLPEGCVAGYYPELNPLVPLAYHEKNSKTPAYKGTPVQILRSSAA; the protein is encoded by the coding sequence ATGCGCAAGCCCTCCCCCCGGACCCGCCAGCACGATGCCGAAACCCAGGATCCCGACACGCCGTTCTACGACGCCCCGACCGGCGGCTGGGGTTCGGTGAACAGCCTGAGGCGGAACTTCGCGGAGGCCGCACCGCAGGGCGACGTCTTCGAGGTCCTGGCGCGGCACAACAAGCCCGGCGGCGTGATGTGTTCCTCCTGCGCCTGGGCAAAGCCAGCCACTCCGCATACGGCCGAATTCTGCGAGAACGGCGCGAAATCGGTGATGTGGGAACTCGACCGCCGCCGCGCCGATCCCGATTTCTTTGCCGCGCACACCCTGGCCGAGCTGCGAGGCTGGCCCGACCACGATCTGGAAAAGGCCGGCAGGATCACCGAACCGATGCGCTACGACGCCGAAAGCGATGCTTATCGCCCGGTCGACTGGGACACCGCCTTCGAGGAGATCGGCGCGGAACTCTCAAAGCTCGCGCCGAAGGAAGCGGTGTTCTATTCCTCCGGCCATGCCGGGCTGGAGACCTCCTATCTCTATGCGCTTTTCGCCCGTGCGATGGGCCACCAGAACCTGCCGCAATCGTCGAACATGTGCCACGAGACGACCAGCGTGAACCTCAAGAACACCATCGGCACGCCCGTCGGCACCTGCACGCTCGAGGATTTCGACCATTGCGACGCGATCTTCTTTTTCGGGCAGAACACCGGCTCGAACAGCCCGCGTTTCCTGCACACGCTGAAGGCTGCGGTAAAGCGCGGCTGCAAGATCGTGACCTTCAACCCGCTGCGCGAACGCGGGCTGATCGAATTCGTCGATCCGCAAAATCCGGTGCAGATGACGGTGGGTAAACCGACCAGGATCTCGGATCACTATTACCAGCTGCGCCCCGGCGGCGATGTCGCGGTCCTCGCGGGGCTGATGAAATGCGTGCTCGCCGCAGAGGAGGCCGCGCCCGGCACAGTGCTCGATCACGATTTCATCGCGGATCACACGACCGGCTTCGCGGAACTGGAGGCGGCGCTCGTCGCCCTGAGTTGGGAGGAGATCGAGCGTCAGTCGGGCCTGGCCCGCGCGATGATCGAGGAGGCGGCGGGTGTCTATCTGGCGGCCGAGAAGGTCATCGGCATCTATGGCATGGGTCTCACCCAGCATGTCAACGGTTGGCTCAATCTGGGGATGTATTGCAATTTCCTCATGCTGCGCGGCAATATCGGCCGCCTCGGCGCCGGGATCTCGCCCGTGCGCGGCCATTCGAACGTGCAGGGGCAGCGCACCGTTGGCATCGGAGAGAAGTCCTCCCATATGCCCGCGGACAAGCTCCGAACGCTCTTCGACATCGAGCCGCCGGAGGAGGACGGGATGAACGCGGTCGAGGCCTGCGAGGCGCTGCTCGAGGGCCGGATGAAGGCGCTGATCTCCCTCGGCGGCAACCTCGTGCGCGCCCTGCCCGACCGCGCGCGCATGGAAGAGGCCTGGCCGAAGATGCGGCTCACCGTCTATATTGCGACGAAGCCCAACCGCTCGCATCTCACGCCCGGCGAGGTTTCCTATCTTCTTCCCTGTCTCGGGCGCACCGACGAGGACATCCAGGCCACCGGCAGGCAGGCGATTTCGATGGAGGACACGTTTTCGCATATCTACGGTTCCGTCGGCCGGGCGGAACCTGCCTCGGAACATCTGAAATCCGAAACCGACATCGTCGCCGGAATCGCCAAGGCGACCTTGCCCGAGAATCCGAAGCTGAAATGGGACGATTGGGTGGCCGATTACGGCCTCGTGCGCGACCTGATCGAGCAGACATTTCCCGACGATTTCGCCGGTTTCAACGAACGGCTGTTCCAGCCCGGCGGCTTCTACCGCGGCAATCCGGCGCGCGAGCGCATCTGGAAGACGGAGAGCGGCAAGGCACAGTTCACGACGCCGACGACGCTCAGCGCGCTCGGTGACTCGCCGGAGGGTGCGGATGTGATGACGCTCGTCACCCTGCGCTCGAACGACCAGTTCAACACCACGATCTACGGCTATCGCGACCGCCTGCGCGGGCTCGAGGGCAGTCGTATGGTGATGCTCGTGAACCGCGACGAGATGGCGCGTCTCGGACTCGGGGAAGGGGAGACGATCAGCCTGCGCTGTGCCATCGAAGATGGGGTGGAGCGCAGGGTGGAGGGACTGGTGGTGACGCCCTACGACCTGCCGGAGGGCTGCGTTGCGGGCTATTATCCCGAGCTCAACCCGCTCGTGCCGCTGGCCTATCACGAAAAGAACTCGAAGACGCCGGCCTACAAGGGGACTCCGGTGCAGATCCTGCGTTCGTCCGCGGCCTGA
- a CDS encoding cytochrome c oxidase subunit 3: MNGNLHPGLNLHGTDPGTHLEAEATIFGFWVFLMADLVLFALLLAVYASMSIHGTGGGPGPADLFELRMPFLQTLTLLASSFTVGLAMLRVKYDDDARGLALWLGLTGVLGLLFLGLEARDFHELAVTKSAPPTRSGFLSAYFLLTGIHWLHIAGGLVWMVVLGIQRTLFGAWRPVKLRLMRFGLYWHLLDVVWVGIFSFAYLFGVIA, encoded by the coding sequence ATGAACGGAAACCTCCATCCCGGCCTCAACCTTCACGGCACCGATCCCGGAACGCATCTGGAGGCGGAGGCGACGATCTTCGGCTTCTGGGTGTTCCTCATGGCCGACCTCGTGCTCTTCGCGCTGCTGCTTGCGGTCTATGCCTCGATGTCCATTCACGGCACCGGCGGCGGTCCTGGTCCCGCGGATCTGTTCGAGCTGAGGATGCCGTTCCTCCAGACCCTCACCCTGCTCGCCTCGAGCTTCACGGTCGGGCTCGCAATGCTGCGCGTCAAATATGACGACGACGCGCGCGGACTTGCGCTCTGGCTCGGTCTCACCGGCGTCCTGGGCCTTCTGTTCCTCGGGCTCGAGGCAAGGGACTTTCATGAACTCGCCGTCACGAAATCCGCCCCGCCGACCCGCAGCGGGTTCCTGTCCGCCTATTTCCTGCTGACAGGCATCCACTGGCTTCACATCGCCGGCGGCCTCGTCTGGATGGTCGTGCTCGGCATCCAGCGCACCCTCTTCGGCGCCTGGCGACCGGTGAAGCTGCGGCTCATGCGCTTCGGCCTCTACTGGCACCTGCTCGACGTGGTCTGGGTCGGCATCTTTTCCTTCGCCTACCTGTTCGGGGTGATCGCATGA
- a CDS encoding cbb3-type cytochrome c oxidase subunit I yields MNDDARLAGDSDVKTLRDADPLSPRDSQARRLGRGRLVIGLCVASVLLTGCLPARGLLAPEGEVAARQSAHLIQTDPLNAVFGIATMLIGVPTGVKVYDWLLTMWRGRIRFTAPMLFAAGFIFSFVIGGVTGVILANPPVDFAVHNSLFLVAHFHNMLIPGLLFGMIAGMQFWFPKAFGFRLEERFGIVAFFLFFLGFHLAFLPLYILGLMGAPRRVAIWHDADFTPWLHAAGLGALFVAGGFAALIVQIRRSVARRASLAVPVGDPWDGRSLEWALPCPAPDYNFARRPQVSGQDTFWQDKAQGIAYDRAGPVAAIEMPARSAAAPLIGLAAFLTGFGLTWHIWWLAVVATSAGIMAWIGHSFRRDTMERIPVARIEANLAAWHDQISAASPVDRHGETSARNTGLAKRPT; encoded by the coding sequence ATGAATGACGACGCCAGACTTGCCGGGGACAGTGACGTGAAGACGCTCCGGGACGCAGATCCGCTATCGCCACGCGACAGCCAGGCCCGGCGCCTCGGCCGCGGGCGGCTGGTGATCGGCCTCTGCGTGGCAAGCGTCTTGCTGACAGGCTGCCTGCCGGCGCGGGGCCTGCTGGCCCCGGAAGGCGAGGTGGCCGCGCGGCAGTCGGCACATCTGATCCAGACCGACCCACTCAATGCCGTTTTCGGCATCGCCACCATGCTGATCGGCGTTCCGACCGGGGTGAAGGTTTATGACTGGCTGCTCACCATGTGGCGCGGGCGCATCCGCTTTACCGCGCCGATGCTGTTCGCGGCGGGGTTCATCTTCTCCTTCGTGATCGGCGGCGTCACCGGCGTGATCCTCGCCAATCCCCCCGTCGATTTCGCGGTCCACAACTCCCTGTTCCTCGTCGCGCATTTCCACAACATGCTCATCCCCGGCCTGCTCTTCGGCATGATCGCCGGAATGCAGTTCTGGTTTCCGAAAGCCTTCGGCTTCCGGCTCGAGGAGCGCTTCGGCATCGTCGCCTTCTTCCTGTTCTTCCTCGGCTTCCATCTCGCCTTCCTGCCGCTCTACATCCTCGGGCTCATGGGCGCGCCCCGGCGTGTCGCGATCTGGCACGACGCGGATTTCACACCCTGGCTCCATGCCGCCGGACTGGGGGCGCTGTTCGTCGCGGGGGGCTTCGCGGCACTGATCGTGCAGATCCGGCGCAGCGTCGCCCGACGCGCGTCGCTTGCCGTGCCGGTCGGCGATCCGTGGGACGGGCGCAGTCTCGAATGGGCTCTGCCCTGCCCGGCCCCCGACTACAACTTCGCCCGCCGGCCGCAGGTGAGCGGGCAGGACACGTTCTGGCAGGACAAGGCCCAGGGCATCGCCTATGATCGCGCGGGCCCGGTCGCCGCCATCGAAATGCCCGCACGGTCCGCCGCAGCTCCTCTGATCGGACTTGCCGCCTTCCTCACGGGCTTCGGCCTGACCTGGCATATCTGGTGGCTCGCGGTGGTCGCCACGTCAGCAGGCATCATGGCCTGGATCGGCCACAGTTTCCGGCGCGACACGATGGAACGGATCCCGGTGGCACGGATCGAGGCAAATCTGGCCGCCTGGCACGATCAAATCTCCGCGGCCAGCCCCGTCGATCGCCACGGAGAGACGAGCGCCCGCAACACGGGTCTCGCGAAGAGGCCGACATGA
- a CDS encoding ABC transporter permease encodes MSDEVTHAATPRWLGLWPAAMLCLFFLVPFCIMLAVSVAHRDVSGFYEWGFEPDSYARFLSAFFGKVMAVSLSVSLAAAAICVALGFPFTVFLASMGHRTQTRILVVLLSVLALSEVIIGFSLSTLLSRTAGVGNLFHWFGLVSDPRAYTPSLFALVTGLCYIGFPFAVLVLYPPVSRLDPEIVEAARVMGASGPRAFFGVIVPNLRGAIVGAFILVFVFTLGSYLLPQLLGRSEHWTLSVHITDQAIYQSNLPFAAAMSVFLMLVALALVGLASLAGRDRGAA; translated from the coding sequence ATGAGTGACGAAGTTACGCACGCCGCGACGCCGCGCTGGCTCGGGCTCTGGCCCGCAGCGATGCTCTGCTTGTTCTTCCTCGTCCCCTTCTGCATCATGCTCGCGGTTTCTGTCGCCCACCGCGATGTGAGCGGGTTCTACGAATGGGGCTTCGAACCGGACAGCTACGCCCGCTTCCTCTCGGCCTTTTTCGGCAAGGTCATGGCCGTGTCCCTCTCGGTCTCGCTCGCCGCAGCGGCGATCTGCGTCGCGCTCGGCTTTCCCTTCACGGTGTTTCTCGCCTCGATGGGACACAGGACCCAGACGCGAATCCTCGTCGTGCTGCTCTCCGTCCTCGCACTGTCCGAAGTCATCATCGGTTTTTCCCTCTCCACGCTCCTGTCCCGGACCGCCGGGGTCGGCAACCTGTTCCACTGGTTCGGTCTCGTCTCCGACCCGCGCGCCTACACGCCCTCGCTCTTCGCGCTCGTGACCGGGCTGTGCTATATCGGCTTTCCCTTCGCCGTGCTGGTGCTCTACCCGCCCGTCTCTCGGCTCGATCCGGAGATCGTCGAGGCCGCGCGTGTCATGGGCGCCTCCGGCCCGCGCGCGTTCTTCGGAGTGATCGTGCCGAACCTGCGCGGCGCGATCGTCGGCGCCTTCATCCTCGTCTTCGTTTTCACCCTTGGCTCCTACCTGTTGCCGCAGCTTCTCGGGCGATCCGAGCACTGGACCCTGTCCGTGCACATCACGGACCAGGCGATCTACCAGTCGAACCTGCCCTTCGCCGCCGCGATGTCCGTGTTTCTCATGCTGGTCGCCCTGGCGCTCGTCGGCCTCGCCTCGCTGGCAGGCAGAGACAGGGGGGCGGCATGA
- a CDS encoding IS5 family transposase (programmed frameshift) — translation MTSNLFWLTEAQMERLRPFFPKSHGRPRVDDRRVLSGIIFINRNGLRWCDAPSEYGPPKTLYNRWKRWSELGVFARIFEGLAAEAPEPETIMIDATYLKAHRTASSLRGKKGGRGRLIGRTKGGMNTKLHAVTDGEGRPLRFFMSAGQVSDYTGARAMLRDLPPAKWFLGDRGYDADWLRESLQDKGLRVCIPGRKGRKTPVRYDRRRYKRRNRIEIMFGRLKDWRRVATRYDRCPKVFLSAIALAATVLFWL, via the exons ATGACGAGCAACTTGTTCTGGTTGACGGAGGCGCAGATGGAGCGCCTTCGGCCCTTCTTCCCAAAGAGCCATGGGCGCCCTCGCGTTGATGATCGTCGTGTCCTGAGCGGCATTATCTTCATCAATCGCAACGGCTTGAGGTGGTGTGACGCGCCTTCGGAGTATGGGCCTCCAAAGACGCTCTACAACCGCTGGAAGCGATGGAGCGAGCTCGGTGTCTTTGCCAGGATCTTCGAGGGGCTGGCCGCGGAGGCCCCTGAGCCCGAGACCATCATGATCGATGCAACCTACCTGAAGGCGCATCGCACGGCATCCAGCCTGCGAG GCAAAAAAGGGGGGCGCGGACGCCTCATCGGCCGAACGAAAGGCGGAATGAACACAAAGCTCCACGCGGTCACTGACGGCGAGGGCCGCCCCCTGCGCTTCTTCATGTCCGCGGGCCAAGTGAGCGACTATACCGGCGCACGGGCGATGCTGCGCGATCTCCCACCTGCGAAGTGGTTTCTCGGCGATCGCGGCTATGATGCCGATTGGCTCAGAGAAAGTCTGCAAGACAAGGGCTTGCGGGTCTGCATCCCGGGCCGAAAGGGACGGAAGACACCAGTCCGATACGATCGGCGACGCTACAAGCGCCGCAACCGGATCGAGATCATGTTCGGCAGACTGAAGGACTGGAGGCGCGTTGCAACCCGCTACGACAGGTGCCCGAAGGTTTTTCTCTCAGCCATCGCCCTCGCCGCAACCGTCCTTTTCTGGCTATGA
- the cydB gene encoding cytochrome d ubiquinol oxidase subunit II, whose product MFGLELSFIWAGIIAFAVITYVVLDGFDLGVGILFPLARDEAERDQMMNSVAPVWDGNETWLVLGGGGLFAVFPLAYAVVMPALYIPIIVMLLALIFRGVAFEYRWRTVRWKRIWDHAFFGGSLAAAMMQGFALGRLVQGIEMSGRAAAAGPFDWITPFSVLTAIAVPVGYALLGATWLNLKLVGRVQAHMRGLAKPLSVATLAFLGLVSVFTPFLNAEYWTRWFTFPAAAYSYVVPLLVLLAAARLWIGLTRGDELWPFLMSLSLFVLAFVGIGISFYPMMVPPHLTIVEAAAPDDSLKFALVGTLVLVPIILAYTAYAYWVFRGKINPDEGYH is encoded by the coding sequence ATGTTCGGACTTGAGCTTTCCTTCATCTGGGCGGGGATCATCGCCTTTGCCGTCATCACCTATGTCGTGCTCGACGGCTTCGACCTCGGCGTCGGCATCCTGTTCCCGCTGGCACGCGACGAGGCGGAGCGGGACCAGATGATGAATTCCGTCGCCCCCGTGTGGGACGGCAACGAGACCTGGCTGGTGCTCGGCGGCGGCGGGCTTTTCGCGGTGTTCCCGCTGGCCTATGCCGTCGTGATGCCCGCGCTCTACATCCCGATCATCGTCATGCTGCTTGCGCTGATCTTCCGAGGAGTCGCCTTCGAATACCGCTGGCGCACGGTGCGGTGGAAGCGGATCTGGGACCACGCCTTCTTCGGCGGTTCGCTCGCGGCGGCGATGATGCAGGGCTTCGCGCTCGGACGGCTCGTGCAGGGGATCGAGATGTCCGGCCGCGCCGCCGCCGCAGGGCCCTTCGACTGGATCACGCCCTTCTCGGTGCTGACCGCCATCGCCGTGCCGGTCGGATACGCCCTTCTCGGGGCGACCTGGCTCAATCTCAAGCTCGTCGGCCGGGTCCAGGCGCATATGCGCGGGCTTGCAAAGCCGCTTTCCGTGGCGACCCTCGCCTTTCTCGGCCTCGTTTCCGTCTTCACCCCGTTCCTGAACGCGGAATACTGGACGCGCTGGTTCACCTTCCCGGCGGCGGCCTATTCCTATGTGGTGCCGCTTCTCGTCCTGCTGGCAGCGGCGCGTCTGTGGATCGGACTCACGCGCGGGGACGAACTCTGGCCGTTCCTCATGTCGCTGTCGCTTTTCGTGCTGGCCTTCGTGGGGATCGGGATCAGCTTCTATCCGATGATGGTGCCGCCCCACCTCACCATCGTCGAGGCCGCCGCGCCCGACGACAGCCTGAAATTCGCCCTCGTGGGCACGCTCGTCCTCGTGCCGATCATCCTCGCCTATACCGCCTACGCCTATTGGGTGTTCCGCGGCAAGATCAATCCCGACGAGGGTTACCATTGA
- a CDS encoding cytochrome o ubiquinol oxidase subunit IV, producing the protein MTRRPPESEDVGRARERRRYLTGAAVTLVTTALAFALVAWSGLSSGVLMPGIAGLALIQIAAHFHYFLHIDIRRSHRDDLLLVLFTALIVLLMVGGTLWILADQWSRM; encoded by the coding sequence ATGACCCGCCGCCCCCCGGAAAGCGAAGACGTCGGGCGCGCGCGGGAACGGCGGCGCTACCTGACGGGCGCGGCGGTCACGCTCGTCACCACCGCTCTCGCCTTCGCGCTCGTCGCCTGGAGCGGGCTTTCTTCCGGGGTGCTCATGCCGGGTATCGCCGGCCTCGCGCTGATCCAGATCGCGGCGCATTTCCACTATTTCCTGCACATCGACATTCGCCGCTCCCACCGTGACGACCTGTTGCTCGTCCTCTTCACCGCGCTCATCGTCCTGCTCATGGTCGGCGGCACGTTGTGGATCCTGGCCGATCAGTGGAGCCGGATGTAG
- a CDS encoding ABC transporter permease → MTRMLKTTYVFVILALLVAPLVVVAAVSLNGPQTLRFPPVDPSLRWYGELFRQDEWLVPLRHSLVIAACAAALAVAVALPLALFAWQRRGPAVRVLAGIGLAPFALPPVISALGFMIFWMTLGGYGRIWATIVSHGIFLVTLPFVTVSLGLKGIDKSLIEAARVMGAGRWNVFRTVLLPLLVPYIVSGYAFAFVLSLNEYIIAYMVAGFTVETLPIKIFNALRYGYTPILAVVSVIFAVLSALIFGLIGRFGNLPRLLGAERSNRD, encoded by the coding sequence ATGACGCGGATGCTGAAGACCACCTACGTGTTCGTGATCCTCGCCCTGCTCGTCGCGCCGCTCGTGGTGGTGGCCGCGGTGTCGCTCAACGGACCGCAGACGCTGCGCTTCCCGCCGGTCGATCCGTCGCTGCGCTGGTACGGCGAACTGTTCCGGCAGGACGAATGGCTCGTGCCGCTGCGCCACTCCCTTGTCATCGCCGCCTGCGCGGCCGCCCTCGCTGTCGCCGTCGCCCTGCCGCTTGCCCTTTTTGCCTGGCAGAGGCGCGGACCCGCGGTGCGTGTGCTCGCCGGCATCGGCCTCGCGCCTTTTGCCTTGCCGCCGGTGATTTCCGCGCTGGGTTTCATGATCTTCTGGATGACGCTCGGCGGCTACGGCCGGATCTGGGCGACGATCGTCTCCCACGGGATCTTCCTCGTCACCCTTCCGTTCGTCACCGTCTCGCTCGGGCTCAAGGGGATCGACAAGTCTCTGATCGAGGCCGCGCGGGTCATGGGCGCCGGGCGCTGGAACGTCTTCCGGACCGTCCTGCTGCCGTTGCTCGTGCCCTATATCGTCTCGGGCTATGCCTTCGCCTTCGTGCTGAGCCTCAACGAATACATCATCGCCTATATGGTCGCAGGCTTCACCGTGGAAACCCTGCCGATCAAGATCTTCAATGCCCTGCGCTACGGCTATACGCCGATCCTCGCCGTGGTCTCGGTAATCTTTGCCGTTCTGTCCGCTCTGATCTTCGGCCTGATCGGCCGGTTCGGAAACCTGCCGCGGCTTCTGGGGGCCGAAAGGAGCAATCGTGACTGA
- a CDS encoding alcohol dehydrogenase catalytic domain-containing protein, which produces MTDKHLPAMMKAALCDAPGAPLRIAEIAVPVPGPGQYLVRLESCGICHSDLHVQRGEEPLPPEAFPLLLGHEGIGRIVAGEGPLPHGTRVGLPWLYETCLACDPCLTGRETFCPHQKARGLDAFGAFAEYALVEAAFATRIPEGIDPVAGGPLLCAGLTAWSALERCDVHAGQRLLVIGAGGLGQYAIAIGLARGLKVAVVEPDAEKRAEARRHGASLAVGPGRADTIRDWGGADITLNFAPTPKVWDLIAAVANPLSQIVAVALVHDPVPLSMMWLINGGHRVTGSSVGTRAELRAFLDFAADHPFSVPVEVLPFEEVGTGLERLARGEVRGRLALRFGAEA; this is translated from the coding sequence GTGACTGACAAGCACCTCCCCGCCATGATGAAGGCCGCGCTCTGCGATGCGCCCGGCGCGCCGCTGCGTATCGCGGAGATTGCGGTGCCCGTCCCCGGTCCAGGACAGTATCTCGTGCGGCTCGAGTCCTGCGGCATCTGCCATTCCGACCTGCATGTGCAGCGCGGTGAGGAACCGCTGCCGCCGGAGGCATTTCCCCTCTTGCTGGGGCATGAGGGGATCGGCCGGATCGTCGCGGGGGAGGGGCCTCTGCCGCACGGTACACGGGTCGGGCTGCCGTGGCTCTACGAGACCTGTCTTGCCTGCGATCCCTGTCTCACCGGGCGGGAGACCTTCTGTCCGCATCAGAAGGCCCGTGGCCTCGATGCCTTCGGAGCCTTCGCGGAATATGCGCTCGTCGAGGCCGCCTTCGCGACCAGGATACCCGAGGGCATCGACCCGGTGGCGGGTGGACCGCTCCTTTGTGCGGGCCTCACCGCATGGTCGGCGCTCGAGCGGTGCGACGTGCATGCCGGCCAGCGGCTTCTGGTCATCGGTGCGGGCGGGCTCGGTCAGTATGCCATCGCCATCGGCCTTGCGCGCGGGCTGAAGGTGGCCGTGGTCGAGCCGGATGCGGAGAAACGTGCGGAGGCCCGGCGTCACGGCGCCTCCCTCGCCGTCGGTCCGGGACGCGCGGACACGATCCGCGACTGGGGCGGGGCCGATATCACGCTGAATTTCGCACCGACGCCGAAGGTCTGGGATCTGATCGCCGCCGTCGCCAATCCGCTGAGCCAGATCGTCGCCGTCGCGCTCGTCCATGATCCCGTGCCGCTGTCGATGATGTGGCTCATCAACGGCGGCCACCGGGTCACGGGATCCTCCGTCGGCACCCGTGCCGAACTGCGCGCCTTTCTCGATTTTGCCGCGGATCATCCGTTTTCCGTGCCTGTCGAGGTCCTTCCCTTCGAGGAGGTCGGAACCGGTCTCGAACGCCTCGCGCGCGGGGAGGTGCGGGGCCGGCTCGCGCTGCGGTTCGGGGCGGAGGCCTGA
- a CDS encoding cytochrome ubiquinol oxidase subunit I gives MLDAELLARFQFAFTVSFHIIFPAFSIGLASYLAVLNGLWLTTRRDVFLELFDHWKKIFAVAFGMGVVSGIVMSYQFGTNWSVFSDRAGPVIGPLMAYEVLTAFFLEAGFLGIMLFGRSRVGDGLHMIATLMVAIGTLISATWILSVNSWMHTPVGFDIAENGQFVPVDWWAIVFSPSFPYRLVHMVLAAYLTTALVVGGAGGYHLLRDRANHGARMMFSMAMWMLVLVAPIQILAGDQHGLNTLEHQPAKVMAMEGHFESHPEGAPLILFGIPDQAAGEMRYAIQIPKLSSLILRHDLNAPLDGLDTIPDDEEPPVAIVFWSFRVMVALGFGFLGLGLWGLWARWRGRLYDTRWLHGVAILFGPTGFIAVLAGWITTEVGRQPWTVYGHMRTSESHSPLDAGTVATSLVAFIVVYFFVFGAGTYYLLRMMRTAPGTARLGLRDGPIRTAGITPGPAEDPDDREE, from the coding sequence ATGCTCGATGCCGAACTGCTGGCACGGTTCCAGTTCGCCTTCACCGTGTCGTTTCACATCATCTTCCCGGCCTTTTCGATCGGGCTTGCCAGCTATCTCGCGGTGCTCAACGGTCTGTGGCTGACCACGCGGCGCGACGTCTTCCTCGAGCTTTTCGACCATTGGAAAAAGATCTTTGCCGTCGCCTTCGGCATGGGCGTCGTCTCCGGCATCGTCATGTCCTACCAGTTCGGCACCAACTGGTCGGTCTTTTCCGACCGCGCCGGGCCGGTGATCGGGCCGCTCATGGCCTATGAGGTGCTCACCGCCTTCTTCCTCGAGGCGGGCTTCCTCGGCATCATGCTCTTCGGGCGCAGCCGCGTGGGGGACGGGCTGCACATGATCGCGACGCTGATGGTGGCGATCGGCACGCTGATCTCCGCCACATGGATCCTGTCGGTGAACAGCTGGATGCACACGCCGGTGGGGTTCGACATCGCGGAGAACGGGCAGTTCGTTCCCGTCGACTGGTGGGCCATCGTCTTTTCTCCCTCCTTCCCCTACCGGCTCGTGCACATGGTGCTCGCCGCCTATCTCACCACCGCGCTTGTGGTGGGCGGGGCGGGTGGCTACCACCTGCTGCGCGACCGGGCCAATCACGGCGCGCGCATGATGTTCTCCATGGCGATGTGGATGCTCGTCCTCGTCGCCCCGATCCAGATCCTCGCGGGCGACCAGCACGGGCTCAATACGCTCGAACATCAGCCGGCAAAGGTGATGGCGATGGAGGGGCATTTCGAAAGTCATCCGGAGGGCGCGCCGCTCATCCTCTTCGGCATTCCCGACCAGGCGGCGGGAGAGATGAGATACGCGATCCAGATCCCGAAACTCTCCTCCCTCATCCTCAGGCACGACCTGAACGCGCCGCTCGACGGGCTCGACACCATTCCCGACGACGAGGAGCCCCCGGTCGCCATCGTGTTCTGGTCCTTCCGCGTGATGGTCGCGCTCGGCTTCGGCTTCCTCGGGCTCGGCCTCTGGGGGCTCTGGGCGCGCTGGCGCGGGCGGCTCTACGACACCCGCTGGCTGCACGGGGTGGCGATACTCTTCGGTCCCACGGGGTTCATCGCGGTCCTCGCCGGCTGGATCACCACGGAGGTGGGACGGCAACCCTGGACCGTCTACGGCCATATGCGCACCTCCGAGAGCCATTCGCCACTCGACGCCGGCACGGTCGCGACATCGCTCGTCGCCTTCATCGTCGTCTATTTCTTCGTCTTCGGGGCGGGCACCTATTACCTGCTTCGAATGATGCGGACCGCACCGGGCACGGCGCGGCTCGGGCTGCGCGACGGGCCGATCCGCACGGCGGGCATCACCCCCGGCCCCGCCGAAGACCCCGACGACAGGGAGGAATGA